The sequence below is a genomic window from Acidobacteriota bacterium.
CGTGCAGCGCCTGAAGCGGCTCCACGAGCGGATCGTCGTGGCGCAGGATCATCTTGTGATCGAGCTCGGCGTCGATCCAGCCTTTGACGATGCGCTTGATGTCGGAGAAGTCGGCGACCATGTTGCGGCTGTCGAGCTCGGCCGTCCGCACGTCGACTTCGACGACCGCGTTGTGCCCGTGCGGATGCTTGCAGATCCCGTCGTAGTCCAGCAGCCGATGGCCATAACAGAAGTCGATGCGCTTGGTCACCAGGTACATGTCCACACTGTAACCTAGCGCAAGGCCCATGACGTCCGCCGTCCTCTTCTCGGGTGGTCTCGACAGCGCCGTGCTGCTCGCCGACGAAGCTGCGCGCTCGGACGTCGTCTGGCCGATTCACGTGCGGACCGGCATGGCGTGGGAGCCGGCGGAAGCACGCGCCATCGAGCGTCTGCTGTCGAGCGCGCCGTTCGCCGCGCGCACGCGGCCGCTGGCGGCGCTCACGGTCGACATGCGCGAGGTCTATCCGGCAACGCACTGGGCGATCGAAGGACGCGCGCCGGCGTACGACACGCCGGACGAAGACGTCTACCTCGAGGGCCGCAACATCGTGCTGATCGCGAAGGCCGCGGTGCTCTGCGCGCGGCTGGGCGCCGGCCGCCTGGTGCTCGGTCCGCTGGCGGGGAACCCGTTTCCCGATGCGACGCCCGAGTTCTTCCGAACGATGGCGGCGGCGATGTCGCTCGGCCTCGGCCGGCCGCTCGAGATCGCGGCGCCGTTCTCGCGCCTGCACAAGGAAGACGTCGTCCGGCTCGGCGTCGAGCTGCGCGTGCCGCTCGAGCTCACGCTGTCGTGCATGCAGCCGGCCGGCGAACGTCATTGCGGCCGGTGCAGCAAGTGCCGCGAGCGGCAGGATGCGTTCCGCGTTGCCGGTGTGGCGGACCCGACCGACTACGCCGCCGTCTGGACCGGCGCGAGCCACACAGACGATCGCTCGACGTGACGTCGGGAGGAACGGACGCGGCACGAGCCGAGCGAGCGCGCGCGCCCGCGCGGACAGCGACCCAAGGTCACGCGCCTTTCGGAATCTGGATCACGACGTCCGGCGTGAGCTCCAGCTTCCGGCCGCGCAACGGCTGGACCACGCTCGGTGCCGCGCGAAACACCTCGCGATCGACGTACCGGAGGATCCGGCCGATCCCGCGCTCGTCCGGCGCGGAGCACACGATCAGCCCGGGGCTCAGCGACGGCGGAAACCGCAGGTCGTCGACGAAATCGCGATCCAGCGTGATGAGCGTACGGGCCAGCTCGTAGGCGCGTACGAAGTGGTCACGATCGGATGCCCGGCGCAGGCGGGCGTCCTCGAGCACGAAGAGCACGTCCCACCCGAGCTCCTGCCGCATCAGCGTCACGCTGCCGAGCGGCACGTTGGCGTCGACGTACACGCGCGGCGCGGACCGCCACGCGGCTGCGAACGGCTGCAGCTCCGATGCGAGGGTGCCCATGGGCCGGCTCCTCATCCAGCCGCGCGTCGCCGGGCGCGCGGCTCACGAACGACGGGGCTCGGTCGGCTTCCGCGCCGCCGAGCGGCGCCTCTCCCGCGTCTTCTTGCGATCCTGCGGCGCGGCCGACGGCGACGGCCGTACCGGCCTGGCCGCCGCGCCCTGACGCCGCAGCTCGGCCACGAGCGCCTGGCGCTTCGCGTACAGGTTCTTGCGCTTGCGCGTGCCGTGCCGGCTGCCGAGCGCGTACTCACAGAACAACGGAAACGCGATCGTCGAATCGCAGTACGCCACGACCGTGTCGGGCAGCACGCCGGGATTCACCTTGCCCCAGCTCACGGCTTCGGACGGCGTCGCGCCGGACAGCCCGCCCCAGACCACCTGATCCGTCGTCAACTGGATGAAGAAGTCGTTGCCGCCTTTCGGGATGCCGTACACCTCCCAGAGCGTCGGCTGTCCCTGCAGGTAGAAGTTCTTCGGCGACCCTCCGCCGAGGATCACGCAGCCGTTCTTCTTGCCGTTCAGGATGATCGCGCAGACCTCGTTGACGTCGAGGTTCGGATCCATCATCAGCGTGCCGCCGGTCATCAGCTCGTGCCACGCGACGTTCATCCCGATCGAGCTGTCGCCGGGCGACGAGGTGTAGATGGGCACGCCGAGCTTCGCGGCGCGCGCCACGACCGAGTGCTCTTCACAGCCGGGCCGGCGCGCCAGCAGATCCTGCCCGAGCCGGTAGTGGAACTCGGACGTCGACATCGGGCCGGTCATCCCCGAGCGCACGAGGAAGTCGCGAATGTAGGCGTCCGTCTCGAGCAGCACGGTGGCCGGGAACAGCACGTCGTAGATGCGGATCACCCCGGCGCGGTACAGCTCGCGATCGTCGAGGAACGGCGAGCCGCGTCGCAGCGTGAAGTTCAGCGCGTAGTGCAGATCGTGGTAGAGGTTCGCCCCCGTGCTGATGATGAAGTCGATGAGCCCGTGCTCGATCATCTCGATCACGCAGCCGCCCAACCCGGCCGGCGTGAGCGCGCCGGCCATCGTCAAGCCGATGGTCGTGTCGTTCTTCGGCGCGAGCATCTTGTCCGCGAAGATGCGGCACGCCTCCGAGAGACGGCCGGCGTTGAATGCCTGGAACCCCTGATCGATCAGCCGGGTGATGGCCGGGTCACCGCCTGGCCGGTAGTAGGTGATGGGTTGACCAGTGAGGTACTGACGCGGGCCGCGCGCTGGCGACCCCGGGGCTCGATGCGGCACGGTTCAGCTTACCATCTGCTGCATGGACCCTTCGGTCACGATCGCCGTCGCCCTCCTCGTCCCGATCGCGCTGGCGATCGCCATCGCGTACCGCAAGGGACGACGGCTCCCGGGGGCGCACGTGTTCCGCGCGAGCCGGCTGAGCAAAGGCAACCGCGTGTTTCCCGCGCAGGTGCTCGTGACCCCCGACAGCATCACGCTGTACCAGCCGCAATGGGTCGGCAGGATCGAGGAGTCCATCCACATCGCGCACGTCTCGTCGATCCGGATCGACACGAACCTCGTGTTCTCGGATGTGTTCATCGAGACGACCGGCGGCCACAGCCCGATCGTCTGCCACGGACACACGAAGGGCGATGCGGTGAAGATGAAAGCGCTGATCGAGAAGTTCCAGACGGAGCGCTACGGGCGTCAGACGCCCATGGCGTGATAGCCGCCGTCCACGATCAGGACCTCGCCCGTGACGGCACGGCCGGCCGGACTCAGCAGGAACACCGCGGCGTCGGCGACTTCCTCGGCCTCGACCGTGCGCCTGAGCGGCGCGCGATCCCGGTACGTCTGCAGGATCGACGAGAACCCGGCGATGCCGGATGCGGCGAGCGTCTTGATCGGCCCGGCCGAGATCGCGTTGACGCGGATGTTGCGGGCGCCGAGATCCGCGGCGAGGTAACGGACCGACGATTCGAGCGCGGCTTTCGCGACGCCCATGACGTTGTAGTTGGGGAACACGCGCTCAGCGCCCAGATAGCTGAGCGTCAGGATGCTGCCGCTCTGCTGCCGCTCCATGAGCGGGGCCGCGCGCCGCGCCAGGGCGACGAGCGAGTACGCGCTGACGTCGAGCGCCTTGCGGAAGCCTTCCCGCGACGTCTCGACGAACGGCCTGGCGAGATCCTCGCGATCGGCGAACGCCGCCCCGTGCACGAGGAAGTCGAGACGTCCGTAGCGGCGATCGACGGCCTCGAACAGCGCGTCGAGCTCGGCGTCGTTCGTGACGTCGCATGGAAGAAGGAGCGGATCCGCGAGCGTGCCCGCGAGCTCGCGGACGTTCTCTTCCAGACGTGCGTTCTGGAACGTGAGCGCCACGCGCGCGCCCGCGGCCGCCGCGGCGCTGGCAATCGCCCACGAAATCGATCGCCTGTTGGCGACCCCCACGACCACGCCGACGTGGTCGGCCAGCGAAAACGACGTCACCGTCGTCAACGAGGCCGCTTCTTGTGGCGGTGCCGCCCGGGCCGCGACGGCCGGCCCTGACCGAATCCACCGGATCCACCGGCCACGTTTCCGTTCGCGTGGCCATTCGGCTGGCCGCGAAAGCGGAATCCGCGCGCCGATCGCGGCTGCGGACGCTGGTGCATGGTGAACTCGGGAATCGGACGCGGCGGCGGCGGTTCGCTGTCCGAGCGCGGCAGCGTGGCGCGAATGAGCCGCCGATGCCCTGGCCAGACCTCATGGGAGGACCCGTCGGCAGGCGGGGCTTCGTCGACCTCCTCAGCCTCCGCGTGATCCGGCTCGGACCCGGGCGCGGCGCTCGCTGACATCGGCTCAGGCTCCTCGACGGGAGGGGCGGGCGATGCCGACGGCCGATTGCCGTTCACGCCGGCAAGCACCTGATCGTACAGCTCCGAGGTCGCGGGCTTCTTCCGAAGCCGCGGTTCCCTCGCTCCTTTGTAGGGATGCTCCGTATCGCAGGTCGTACAACGGGTTTGACGTATCGCGTCTCCGACGAGGGCGACGACCGCATGGTTGGTGATGCGTCGCTCACGCGTACAGTAATCGTCCACAATGTCGCCAAGACGCAGCGGGCGCTGCTCCATTCAATTCTCCCGACAGGCCTTCGTTTCCGGTTCCTCAGGCGCCCCCGCTCTTCGATGCCGAAGAACGGACTCGAGCGCGCGATCTCCAGGGTCAGACGGACCCCGATACGGAAGGCAGCTCAATCTTGCAGGTCGTCAAAGTCTACCAACAAATCCCGGCAGAGGTCAAAGGTTCATCGACATTGGACGGCCGAGCGTCACCGGCCGTTCGCCGCCGAATCCAGCCACGCCAGCGCCGCCGCCAGCGCGGGATCGCGGCCGCCGGCCAGGCCCTCCGGCGTGAGGGGGATCTCCTCGTCGGGTACCACGCCGACGCCCTCGAGCCGCGCGCCGGTGGACGTCACGAAATCGCCAACCGCGTACATCAGCACGTCGCCATTCGGCAACTGACGCGTCGACGCCGGCAGCGCCTGCCCGGCGGTTCGCGTCCCGAACACCCGCACGCGGCCGAGGCTCTGCATCCCGCCCGCGAAACACTCGGACGCGCTCGCCGTCATGTCGTCCACGAGCAGCGCCACGGGCCCGCCGTAAGGCTCGACGCGGCGGCCGTCGCTCGTCGATCGCCTCGGGTTCGCCCGAAGCTCCAGCTCCACGCCGCGCATCTGCACGCGGCCGAGCAGCACCGGCGTCGCGACGAAGTGCCCGGCTATCCCCCGGATCATGTCGGCCAGCCCACCGGGATTGCCCCTGAGATCCAGCACGATGCCGTCGGCCTGCCGGAACCGATCGACGGCATCCGCGAACGGCTGGGCGATGGCCGCCATCCATGCCGTGAACCCGATCACGCCGGCCCGGCGTCCTGCCGGCGTTCGCGCCTCGGTCACGTCGATCCTGACCGGCAGCGCCGGCAGATTGCCGAGCGATACGACCTCGCCGCGATCCAGCTCGCGCTGAACCGCAATCGTCTCGACGTCGCCATGCGGCGTCCGGCGGGTCATCTCGACGACGGAGGCTGGCGCGCCGTGAAGCCGCCGATACACGTCCTGCCAGAGGATCAGCCGCTCTCGCCGACCGGCCGGCAACGGCGCGGACGCGCCCGGCACGGGCTGGCCATCGATCGACAGCAGCACGTCGCCCGCCTGCAGCCCGGCACGGAAGGCCGACGACGACGGATCGACGCGCGTGACGAGCGTCCCGCCATCGCTCATCCGGAAGTCGATCGACACCACCGCGGCACCCGGCCAGGATCTGCCCGCCGATCCACCGGTGATGAGCGTGAAGTGCGACCGGCCGAGCCGCTCGATCATCGCGCGAATGACGTCCCGCGCCGCCTCGGGCGTATCGGCCGCTTCGAGCTTCGGGTCGAGCTCCGCGCGCACGGCCGGCCAGTCCAGGCCGCCGAACGACGGGTCGTAGAACGTCTCGTTCACCGTCGTCCAGACGAGCTCGAACGATGCCCGGAGAGACTGTTTCCAGTCCTGGCCAGCGGCGCCGCGCATCGGCGCCGCCATCGCCGCGGCGACGATCAGAAGAGGCGCGACGCGGCGGACGCGGGCGCGCCTCACCGGCCGATCAACGCCTTCACCTCGGCGGGCGGATCGAACGCGCCGGGAGGGACCACGTCGTACTCGAAGCTGGCGATGGTCAACCGCTGCTCGAATCCGAGCGCCCGCTGCACGAACACCGTGGGCTGCACGAGCGCGCCGAACCTTCGATACTCGCGAAGCACGTTCACCATCGAGACGACGCCCTGAGCCGTCGCACGCGACGCCTCGGATCCGATCTGAAACCCGGCCTCGGCATCGAAGTACTCGATCTGCTCGCTGCCGGAGGCCAGCACGACGCGCACTCGATACGCTGGCCGTCCATCGAAGTCGATCCGGCCGGTGGTGGTCATCTCGCGCACGCGAGACGCGTCGTGCAGTTGACTGTCGAACGTGGCGTCGTCAGCCAGCTCCGAAAGCTGGCGGCCGGTCAGCAGCTCGGGGCCGGAGACGGGGCTGACGGACCATCCGACGGTGCCGTTGTAGCCGTTCTCGATGCGCCCGAGGGCCGGCACCGTGACGCGCGACAGCAGCTTTGCCGGCCGGGCGGAGAGGATCTCCAGATCGCCGGAGATCCCCTGCGCCTGGATCTCGAACTTCCCTCGCGCACGAATGGACGAGATGGCGGCGAGCGCCTTCTCACCGCCGATCGCCTGGACATGGCGGGCGACGAGATCACGCCCGGACGGGAGCGCGTCCTGGAGCTCGAGCCGTCCGGCCGCGAAAGGCGCGGCAGCCAGCAGCCCGATCAGAGCGACGATGATGGCGGCGGTGGCACGGGCGGGTGGGATCATCAGCTTTCGATTGTACGCCGGGCACCCGCGGAGTAACCTAGACGGAACGTCAGCAGGCGGCATGCTCAAAGGCTCGCGACCGGCCATCATCCATCGTATCCAGCCCGTCTCCATTCACGGTCAGATCTCGCTCGACGTGTTCTGGATCGATCCGGAAGACCCCGAAGGGGAAATTCGGCACGCGAGGGTGGGAGCCGAAGCGGCTCCCCGCAACATGGAAGCCGGAGATCGCGTCACCCTCCACTACCTCATGGGCGTCGTCACGGAAATCCGGAAGTAGAGAACGGCCGCGGCCGTACAAAAAAAGGCCCGCGTGAGCGGGCCTTTTTCGCGAACCACCTGGCTCCCCAGCTCTTCACGGCGAATGCCGCAAATTCAGGTCGTCCGCTGACAACTTCTGAGAGCAATGCGCGTGCCGTGTTCGAAGCCATGGTTCTCGAAGAGCCAGCGCGACAGCGGAGACCGATGAGCATCCCGCATGCTCACAAAGAGCACGCCGGTGCTCATCTCGGCCTCAGATCGCGCCTTCGGGGTACTGCAGGGCGAGCCTGAGCTCCTTGGCGAGCTGGTCCACGGTCGTCCGTTTCCAGGCGCCGTCGGTTTCGAATCGCAGGTCGCCGATGCGCCGGCCCCACGGCGCGATGACGCGACCGATCGCGCGAAAATCGGCGCGGTCCGCGCGCTGCTGGTCGAGGTGGCGCACGATGTCCGGCGCGACGCGGATGAAGGCCTTCAACGCGGGCGCGCTCTTGATGCTGTACTTGCGGCCGTGCCAGGCGGCATTGAAGACGACCGAGACCTGCTTGAAGTAGTTGACGAAGAACCGGCGGGCCTCCTCGCGGAACTCGTCCCCTTTCCGGCCGCCGCCGAACGCGCCGCCGACGAACAGCTTCTTCAGCTCCTGCGCCAGGGGCGCCTGGCCCACGCGGCCGCGCCCCACGCCGAGCAGCTTGATGTCGTGGTAGAGCGGCGACTCCTCGCGCTCGTTCAGCGCGCGCACCACGTCGTGCGCCGCCGCGAGGTTCTCGTCGCGATAGAGCTGGCGGCCCGAGAGCGACACGAGGTGCGAGGCATTGAGCCGCGTGTGCTTGGCGTTGATCGTCACGAACATCTGGACGAGGTGGTCTTCAGGGAGCCGATCGAAGATCACGGCAGGCACGGTGAAGGTCTCGCCGTCGAAGCGTTCCAGCCCGGCGTGGAGCGCCAACAACCGGTGCTGCCCATCGATCGCGCGCAAGATGCCCTCGCGCTCGGGGACCTTGAGCGTGCCGAGCGCGTCCTGCCCCGGCAGCGGCTCGAACTTCAGCACCTCGTCGCAGGAGATGATGACGGCTCCCGGAATCGACGGCAGGTCCTGCGCCTGCCGGCACTGCTCGTAGTACTC
It includes:
- a CDS encoding 6-carboxytetrahydropterin synthase, giving the protein MYLVTKRIDFCYGHRLLDYDGICKHPHGHNAVVEVDVRTAELDSRNMVADFSDIKRIVKGWIDAELDHKMILRHDDPLVEPLQALHEPVFTTDSNPTVEHIAKLIFDMARHHGLDVFAVRVWETPSSFAEYRDGA
- a CDS encoding 7-cyano-7-deazaguanine synthase — encoded protein: MTSAVLFSGGLDSAVLLADEAARSDVVWPIHVRTGMAWEPAEARAIERLLSSAPFAARTRPLAALTVDMREVYPATHWAIEGRAPAYDTPDEDVYLEGRNIVLIAKAAVLCARLGAGRLVLGPLAGNPFPDATPEFFRTMAAAMSLGLGRPLEIAAPFSRLHKEDVVRLGVELRVPLELTLSCMQPAGERHCGRCSKCRERQDAFRVAGVADPTDYAAVWTGASHTDDRST
- a CDS encoding DUF5615 family PIN-like protein; the protein is MGTLASELQPFAAAWRSAPRVYVDANVPLGSVTLMRQELGWDVLFVLEDARLRRASDRDHFVRAYELARTLITLDRDFVDDLRFPPSLSPGLIVCSAPDERGIGRILRYVDREVFRAAPSVVQPLRGRKLELTPDVVIQIPKGA
- a CDS encoding deoxyhypusine synthase, which encodes MPHRAPGSPARGPRQYLTGQPITYYRPGGDPAITRLIDQGFQAFNAGRLSEACRIFADKMLAPKNDTTIGLTMAGALTPAGLGGCVIEMIEHGLIDFIISTGANLYHDLHYALNFTLRRGSPFLDDRELYRAGVIRIYDVLFPATVLLETDAYIRDFLVRSGMTGPMSTSEFHYRLGQDLLARRPGCEEHSVVARAAKLGVPIYTSSPGDSSIGMNVAWHELMTGGTLMMDPNLDVNEVCAIILNGKKNGCVILGGGSPKNFYLQGQPTLWEVYGIPKGGNDFFIQLTTDQVVWGGLSGATPSEAVSWGKVNPGVLPDTVVAYCDSTIAFPLFCEYALGSRHGTRKRKNLYAKRQALVAELRRQGAAARPVRPSPSAAPQDRKKTRERRRSAARKPTEPRRS
- a CDS encoding enoyl-ACP reductase → MADHVGVVVGVANRRSISWAIASAAAAAGARVALTFQNARLEENVRELAGTLADPLLLPCDVTNDAELDALFEAVDRRYGRLDFLVHGAAFADREDLARPFVETSREGFRKALDVSAYSLVALARRAAPLMERQQSGSILTLSYLGAERVFPNYNVMGVAKAALESSVRYLAADLGARNIRVNAISAGPIKTLAASGIAGFSSILQTYRDRAPLRRTVEAEEVADAAVFLLSPAGRAVTGEVLIVDGGYHAMGV
- a CDS encoding PDZ domain-containing protein, with translation MRRARVRRVAPLLIVAAAMAAPMRGAAGQDWKQSLRASFELVWTTVNETFYDPSFGGLDWPAVRAELDPKLEAADTPEAARDVIRAMIERLGRSHFTLITGGSAGRSWPGAAVVSIDFRMSDGGTLVTRVDPSSSAFRAGLQAGDVLLSIDGQPVPGASAPLPAGRRERLILWQDVYRRLHGAPASVVEMTRRTPHGDVETIAVQRELDRGEVVSLGNLPALPVRIDVTEARTPAGRRAGVIGFTAWMAAIAQPFADAVDRFRQADGIVLDLRGNPGGLADMIRGIAGHFVATPVLLGRVQMRGVELELRANPRRSTSDGRRVEPYGGPVALLVDDMTASASECFAGGMQSLGRVRVFGTRTAGQALPASTRQLPNGDVLMYAVGDFVTSTGARLEGVGVVPDEEIPLTPEGLAGGRDPALAAALAWLDSAANGR
- a CDS encoding DGQHR domain-containing protein → MISVAALRMQQFGVQFYQASLTAKDIDKLVRFEVLSYGDQGSGVAIRGSRRSSKVHWDLLERRIASSEKAYQRQIIRRKIDELIEYYEQCRQAQDLPSIPGAVIISCDEVLKFEPLPGQDALGTLKVPEREGILRAIDGQHRLLALHAGLERFDGETFTVPAVIFDRLPEDHLVQMFVTINAKHTRLNASHLVSLSGRQLYRDENLAAAHDVVRALNEREESPLYHDIKLLGVGRGRVGQAPLAQELKKLFVGGAFGGGRKGDEFREEARRFFVNYFKQVSVVFNAAWHGRKYSIKSAPALKAFIRVAPDIVRHLDQQRADRADFRAIGRVIAPWGRRIGDLRFETDGAWKRTTVDQLAKELRLALQYPEGAI